GACGTCCCTCTCCGATGAGGTAGATCCTCCTTCCGTCCTTCATCTTGTACTCGTCGATGAACTCGCGGACACGGGTGCATGTCTCCGACAGAGCGTAGAGATGCTCCTTGTTAATCTCGTTGTCGAAGTGTCCTACGTTTCCTACGACGCATCCGTCCTTCATGACCTGGAAGTGCTCAAGGGTGAGGATGTCCTTGCATCCGGTGACGGTGAATACCATGTCCGCCTGTTTGACGGCGTCAATCATCCTCATGACCTGGAATCCGTCCATCTTGGCCTCGATGGCCTTGACCGGATCCACTTCTGTGACGATGACGCATGCTCCGAATCCCTTCGCCCTCATGGCGATTCCCTTTCCGCACCATCCGTATCCTGCGACGACGACCGTCTTTCCAGCCACCAGCAGGTTGGTGGAATTCATCCATCCGTCGAATGCGGACTGTCCGGTTCCGTACCTGTTGTCGAACAGGAACTTCATCTTCGCGTCGTTGACATCGAGGACGGGGAACTGGAGGGTACCGTCCGCGGCCATGGCTCTGAGACGGGTGACTCCGGTGGTGGTCTCCTCGTTCGCGGCCTTGATGTTGGGCAGGACCTCCCTGCGGGTGGTGTGCGCCATTGTGATGAGGTCGGCACCGTCGTCGATGATCAGGTCGGGATTCATGTTCAGGACGGTGTTCAGGTTAGCGTAGTACTCGTCCTGCGACTCCCATTTCTTCGCATAGACGTCCAGTCCGTACTCGTCGCGAAGCGCAAGAGCGACCGAATCGTCTGTCGACAGGGGATTGCAGCTTGCGAGGCGTATGTTCGCTCCCGCATCGGCCAATGTGATGGCGAGCATCCCTGTCTTGGCCTCTGTGTGGAGGGCCATTCCGATCTTGAGACCCTCGAGGGGCCTCTCCTTGATGAAGTTCTTTCTGATCTCCTGGAGCACGGGCATGTGGTTCTCCACCCAGTGCAGCTTCAGGGATCCCTGTTTTAGAAGGTCGTCCATTCAATCATCTCCCGTTTCGAAACCGGACATAAGCGAATCGCATATGTATCTCACGGTCTCGCGGCGGCTCTTTAAACTATCGTAATCACTAATCACTTTATGAATTGTATCCTCGTCGCCGCGAAGCTCCAAAACGAATTGGAT
This region of Thermoplasmata archaeon genomic DNA includes:
- a CDS encoding adenosylhomocysteinase — its product is MDDLLKQGSLKLHWVENHMPVLQEIRKNFIKERPLEGLKIGMALHTEAKTGMLAITLADAGANIRLASCNPLSTDDSVALALRDEYGLDVYAKKWESQDEYYANLNTVLNMNPDLIIDDGADLITMAHTTRREVLPNIKAANEETTTGVTRLRAMAADGTLQFPVLDVNDAKMKFLFDNRYGTGQSAFDGWMNSTNLLVAGKTVVVAGYGWCGKGIAMRAKGFGACVIVTEVDPVKAIEAKMDGFQVMRMIDAVKQADMVFTVTGCKDILTLEHFQVMKDGCVVGNVGHFDNEINKEHLYALSETCTRVREFIDEYKMKDGRRIYLIGEGRLMNLAAGQGHPAEIMDMSFATQALGIVYMSQNYKDMQPIVYRVPDEIDNKIAAIKLDSMGVLIDKLSDDQVRYTTGWKEGT